One Alnus glutinosa chromosome 3, dhAlnGlut1.1, whole genome shotgun sequence genomic region harbors:
- the LOC133864025 gene encoding uncharacterized protein LOC133864025 isoform X2 — MDSGGGIHVREDDDNDDDDDGKKQREDGYASGGGCTRDFAKAKQLILHALLKAEKQLLRRRNKKTSSSSGSAVAASANAGTSGKRFGCVGCRGKGRYFCFTQPQTLESPSHASDPNDPNFTYETLKAFIEKNDFYSKECNTHLDFDLTSHGAE, encoded by the exons ATGGACAG TGGTGGTGGGATCCATGTCAGAGAAGACGATGACAACGATGATGATGACGACGGAAAGAAGCAGAGAGAGGATGGATATGCAAGTGGTGGTGGATGTACAAGGGATTTCGCAAAGGCAAAGCAGCTGATCTTACATGCGCTCTTAAAAGCCGAGAAGCAACTCCTCAGAAGAAGGAATAAAAAGACCTCCTCTTCTTCTGGTTCTGCTGTTGCTGCTTCTGCAAATGCCGGGACTTCAGGTAAGAGGTTTGGTTGTGTTGGTTGTCGTGGTAAAGGTCGTTACTTTTGTTTCACGCAACCCCAGACTTTGGAGTCACCGTCTCATGCAAGCGACCCAAATGACCCAAACTTCACTTATGAGACGCTGAAAGCTTTCATAGAGAAGAATGATTTCTATTCCAAAGAATGCAATACCCACTTAGATTTTGACCTCACCTCACATGGTGCAGAGTGA
- the LOC133864025 gene encoding uncharacterized protein LOC133864025 isoform X3, whose protein sequence is MFVEMPDGQMGFQNFFGRHLRCRYKKLNNADEKVARPRRCWVQKRNGQLKGLRLSRSRKLILKAFSVMVLPIRIARFYADIANRMNDSVCPAIVFPTQWGLPVVSHLSVRRKSVISFNKNLTYIR, encoded by the exons ATGTTTGTAGAAATGCCAGATGGACAG ATGGGTTTCCAAAACTTCTTTGGTAGACACCTGAGATGTCGATACAAGAAGCTAAACAATGCTGATGAAAAGGTGGCAAGGCCTAGAAGGTGTTGGGTGCAGAAAAGAAATGGACAGCTAAAGGGTCTTCGCTTATCACGGTCAAGGAAGCTTATCTTGAAGGCGTTTTCTGTGATGGTATTGCCGATCAGGATTGCTAGGTTCTACGCTGATATTGCCAACCGAATGAACGACAGTGTATGTCCTGCTATCGTCTTCCCTACTCAATGGGGACTTCCAGTTGTATCTCATCTCTCTGTACGTAGGAAGAGTGTCATTTCTTTTAATAAGAATTTGACCTACATTCGGTGA
- the LOC133863448 gene encoding LOW QUALITY PROTEIN: glutamate--tRNA ligase, cytoplasmic (The sequence of the model RefSeq protein was modified relative to this genomic sequence to represent the inferred CDS: inserted 2 bases in 1 codon), with the protein MLNWLDGFLDLILPPRICSPAFPLPAAGLLIRFYWPGAGVWVSRIRQPPPPAHPASASVLVVVFCCFSVTALVYLLFCVGFRFSLPALVLYYNWVETLFLAQFQFPLMHVSLQCFVVTIERDFSVAVMVVRFSNDNIIRAQYHRIQEDMGVRKVHIYEFSRVNMVYTLLSKRKLLWFVENGKVDGWDDARFPTVQGIIRRGLQVEAVIQFILEQGTSKNLNLMEWDKLWTINKKIIDPVCLRHTAVINERCVLLALTNGPEEPFVRIIPRHKKYEDAGEKCTTYTEXIWIDHADAESISVDEEITFMDWGNAIVKRIEKGQDGNVTQLTGVLHLEGSVKNTELKLTWLPETSELVNVTLVEFDYLITKKLKEGDDFLDVFNPCTKRGTSALWYSNMRNLQRGEILQLEGKKYFRCDVPFIRLSKPVVLFAIPDGRQQTCLK; encoded by the exons ATGCTGAATTGGTTAGACGGGTTTTTAGATCTAATTTTGCCACCACGCATTTGCTCACCGGCTTTCCCACTTCCAGCCGCCGGCCTCCTCATCCGATTCTACTGGCCAGGCGCCGGCGTGTGGGTCTCACGCATCCGTCAGCCTCCTCCGCCCGCTCATCCCGCTTCAGCATCAGTTCTTGTagttgtgttttgttgtttttctgttacAGCTTTAGTTTATTTGTTGTTCTGTGTGGGATTTAGATTTAGTCTTCCTGCCCTTGTGTTATATTATAATTGGGTGGAAACTTTGTTTTTGGCTCAGTTTCAGTTTCCTTTAATGCATGTTTCCCTGCAATGCTTTGTTGTTACaattgagagagatttttcaGTCGCAGTTATGGTTGTTAGATTTTCTAATGATAATATTATCCGTGCTCAGTATCACCGGATTCAAGAGGATATGGGAGTAAGAAAGGTTCACATTTATGAATTTAGCCGGGTGAATATGGTGTATACACTTCTTAGCAAGCGTAAGCTTCTATGGTTTGTTGAAAATGGAAAGGTTGATGGATGGGATGATGCTCGTTTTCCAACAGTCCAAGGAATTATTCGTAGAGGTCTACAAGTTGAAGCAGTGATACAATTTATTCTTGAACAG GGAACATCAAAGAATCTGAATCTGATGGAATGGGATAAACTCTGGACCATTAATAAGAAGATCATTGATCCTGTGTGCCTCAGACATACTGCTGTCATTAATGAAAGGTGTGTGCTGTTGGCCCTGACAAATGGTCCTGAGGAGCCATTTGTCCGCATCATACCTAGGCATAAGAAATATGAAGATGCTGGGGAGAAGTGTACAACATACACAGA GATATGGATTGACCATGCTGATGCTGAATCCATCTCAGTAGATGAGGAAATAACCTTCATGGATTGGGGAAATGCCATAGTAAAGAGAATAGAGAAGGGCCAGGATGGGAACGTCACACAGTTGACAGGGGTTTTGCACCTTGAAGGATCTGTCAAGAACACAGAGTTGAAGCTTACTTGGCTACCTGAAACAAGTGAACTAGTTAATGTCACACTGGTGGAGTTTGACTACCTAATTACAAAGAAG CTTAAAGAAGGAGATGATTTCCTGGATGTTTTTAACCCGTGCACGAAAAGGGGGACCTCGGCCTTATGGTATTCCAACATGCGGAATTTGCAGCGGGGAGAGATACTGCAGCTGGAGGGGAAAAAATATTTCAGATGTGATGTTCCTTTTATTAGGCTTTCAAAGCCTGTAGTTTTATTTGCGATCCCAGATGGCAGGCAGCAGACCTGTTtgaagtaa
- the LOC133864025 gene encoding uncharacterized protein LOC133864025 isoform X1 has product MFVEMPDGQEISNVGGSGGGIHVREDDDNDDDDDGKKQREDGYASGGGCTRDFAKAKQLILHALLKAEKQLLRRRNKKTSSSSGSAVAASANAGTSGKRFGCVGCRGKGRYFCFTQPQTLESPSHASDPNDPNFTYETLKAFIEKNDFYSKECNTHLDFDLTSHGAE; this is encoded by the exons ATGTTTGTAGAAATGCCAGATGGACAG GAGATCTCCAATGTTGGTGGCAGTGGTGGTGGGATCCATGTCAGAGAAGACGATGACAACGATGATGATGACGACGGAAAGAAGCAGAGAGAGGATGGATATGCAAGTGGTGGTGGATGTACAAGGGATTTCGCAAAGGCAAAGCAGCTGATCTTACATGCGCTCTTAAAAGCCGAGAAGCAACTCCTCAGAAGAAGGAATAAAAAGACCTCCTCTTCTTCTGGTTCTGCTGTTGCTGCTTCTGCAAATGCCGGGACTTCAGGTAAGAGGTTTGGTTGTGTTGGTTGTCGTGGTAAAGGTCGTTACTTTTGTTTCACGCAACCCCAGACTTTGGAGTCACCGTCTCATGCAAGCGACCCAAATGACCCAAACTTCACTTATGAGACGCTGAAAGCTTTCATAGAGAAGAATGATTTCTATTCCAAAGAATGCAATACCCACTTAGATTTTGACCTCACCTCACATGGTGCAGAGTGA
- the LOC133863447 gene encoding phytochrome A-2 yields MSSSRPSHSSSNSGRSRHSARIIVQTTVDAKLHADFEESGDSFDYSSSVRVTGAVSGDQQPRTDKVTTAYLHHIQKGKLIQPFGCLLALDEKTFKVIAYSENAPEMLTMVSHAVPSVGDHPVLGIGTDVRTIFTAPSASALQKALGFWEVSLLNPILVHCKTSGKPFYAIVHRVTGSLIIDFEPVKPYEVPMTAAGALQSYKLAAKAITRLQSLPSGSMVRLCDTMVQEVFELTGYDRVMAYKFHDDDHGEVVSEITKPGLEPYLGLHYPATDIPQAARFLFMKNKVRMIVDCHARHVKVLQDEKLPFDPTLCGSTLRAPHSCHLQYMENMNSIASLVMAVVVNEGDEEGDCSNSVQPQKRKRLWGLVVCHNTTPRFVPFPLRYACEFLAQVFAIHVNKELELENQIVEKNILRTQTLLCDLLMRDAPLGIVSQSPNIMDLVKCDGAALLYKNKIWRLGVTPSDFQLHDIASWLSEYHMDSTGLSTDSLYDAGFPEALALGDVVCGMAAVRITSKDMIFWFRSHTAAEIRWSGAKHEPGEKDDGMRMHPRSSFKAFLEVMKTRSLPWKDYEMDAIHSLQLILRNAFKDIETMDISTNAIHMKLSDLKIEGMQELEAVTSEMVRLIETATVPILAVDVDGLINGWNTKIADLTGLPVDKAIGKHLLTLVEDSSTDTVKRMLYLALQGNEEQNIQFEIKTHGSKSDSGPISLVVNACASRDLRDTVVGVCFVAQDITGQKIVMDKFTRIEGDYKAIVQNPNPLIPPIFGTDEFGWCSEWNPAMTKLSGWTREEVIDKMLLGEVFGTHTACCRLKNQEAFVNLGIVLNNAMTGQEPEKVSFGFFARSGKYVECLLCVSKKLDREGAVTGVFCFLQLASQELQQALNVQRLLEQTALKRLKALAYIKRQIRNPLSGIIFSRKMMECSELGFEQKELLLTSAQCQRQLSKILDDSDLDSIIEGYLDLEMVEFTLNEVLVASISQVMTNSNGKGIRMVNDVAKEIVNETLYGDSLRLQQVLADFLSISVNYTATGGHLILVASLTKDQLGQSVHLAHLELRIIHSGGGVPEALLNQMFGSDGDASEEGISLLISRKLLKLMNGDVQYLREAGKSTFIISVELAAAHKLQA; encoded by the exons ATGTCTTCTTCAAGGCCCAGCCACTCGTCAAGCAATTCAGGGCGCTCGAGACACAGTGCTAGGATCATTGTGCAGACCACTGTCGATGCAAAGCTCCATGCAGATTTTGAGGAGTCAGGTGATTCTTTTGATTACTCAAGCTCAGTGCGGGTTACCGGGGCAGTTAGCGGAGATCAACAACCTAGGACTGACAAAGTAACAACAGCTTACCTCCATCACATACAGAAAGGGAAGCTGATCCAACCATTTGGTTGCTTGCTAGCCTTGGATGAGAAAACTTTCAAAGTCATTGCATACAGTGAGAATGCTCCTGAAATGCTGACTATGGTCAGCCATGCAGTCCCAAGCGTTGGGGACCACCCAGTTCTCGGCATTGGAACAGATGTGAGAACCATATTCACTGCCCCCAGTGCCTCTGCATTGCAAAAGGCCCTGGGATTTTGGGAGGTTTCTCTCTTGAATCCCATCTTAGTTCACTGCAAGACATCTGGGAAGCCCTTTTATGCAATTGTCCATCGGGTAACGGGTAGTTTGATCATCGACTTCGAGCCGGTCAAGCCTTATGAAGTCCCCATGACTGCTGCCGGGGCCCTGCAATCATACAAGCTTGCGGCGAAAGCAATTACCCGATTGCAGTCATTACCAAGTGGCAGCATGGTAAGGCTTTGTGATACAATGGTTCAAGAGGTTTTTGAACTCACTGGTTATGACAGGGTGATGGcatataaatttcatgatgacGATCATGGGGAAGTGGTCTCTGAGATCACAAAGCCAGGACTAGAACCATATCTGGGTTTGCATTATCCAGCTACCGATATCCCTCAGGCCGCACGCTTCTTATTTATGAAGAATAAGGTCCGTATGATTGTTGATTGTCATGCAAGACATGTGAAAGTGCTTCAAGATGAGAAGCTTCCATTTGATCCGACGTTGTGTGGTTCAACCTTAAGGGCACCGCACAGTTGCCATTTGCAGTACATGGAGAATATGAATTCCATCGCCTCTCTAGTGATGGCAGTTGTAGTTAATGAGGGGGATGAAGAGGGAGACTGTTCTAATTCTGTGCAGccacaaaagagaaagagactcTGGGGTTTAGTAGTATGCCATAACACAACTCCGAGGTTTGTTCCATTCCCTCTTAGGTATGCCTGTGAGTTTCTAGCTCAAGTATTTGCCATCCATGTGAATAAGGAATTGGAGTTGGAAAATCAAATTGTTGAGAAGAACATCTTGCGTACCCAAACACTCTTGTGTGATTTGCTGATGCGAGATGCACCCTTGGGAATTGTGTCACAGAGCCCAAATATAATGGATCTTGTGAAGTGTGATGGAGCTGCTTTATTGTACAAGAACAAGATATGGAGACTGGGAGTAACTCCAAGTGATTTCCAGCTGCATGACATAGCCTCATGGCTCTCAGAGTACCATATGGATTCAACAGGTTTAAGTACAGATAGCTTGTATGATGCAGGGTTCCCGGAGGCTCTTGCTCTTGGTGATGTAGTATGTGGAATGGCAGCTGTGAGGATAACTTCCAAGGACATGATTTTCTGGTTTCGATCCCACACTGCTGCAGAAATTCGATGGAGTGGTGCAAAGCATGAACCTGGTGAGAAGGATGATGGTATGAGGATGCACCCAAGATCGTCATTCAAGGCTTTCCTTGAAGTTATGAAGACAAGGAGTTTACCCTGGAAGGACTATGAAATGGATGCAATCCATTCTCTGCAGCTTATCTTGAGGAATGCATTCAAAGATATTGAAACAATGGATATAAGCACCAATGCCATCCATATGAAGCTCAGTGACCTCAAAATTGAAGGGATGCAAGAACTAGAAGCAGTGACAAGTGAGATGGTCCGTTTAATTGAAACGGCCACAGTGCCAATTCTGGCAGTTGATGTTGATGGGCTGATTAATGGGTGGAACACAAAGATTGCTGATTTAACTGGTCTTCCTGTTGATAAAGCAATCGGAAAGCATTTGCTCACACTTGTGGAAGATTCTTCAACTGATACAGTCAAGAGGATGTTGTACTTGGCATTGCAGG GCAATGAAGAGCAGAATATCCAATTTGAGATCAAAACGCATGGGTCTAAGAGTGATTCTGGTCCCATCAGCTTAGTAGTGAATGCTTGCGCAAGTAGGGATCTTCGAGATACTGTTGTGGGTGTTTGTTTTGTGGCCCAAGATATCACTGGTCAGAAGATAGTTATGGACAAGTTCACTCGGATTGAAGGTGATTACAAAGCTATTGTACAAAACCCAAACCCTTTGATCCCCCCAATATTTGGTACGGATGAATTTGGGTGGTGTTCTGAGTGGAATCCAGCAATGACAAAGTTAAGTGGGTGGACACGAGAAGAAGTTATAGATAAAATGCTTTTGGGAGAGGTTTTTGGGACACACACGGCATGCTGTCGTCTCAAGAATCAAGAAGCTTTTGTAAACCTTGGAATTGTACTTAATAATGCCATGACTGGTCAGGAACCTGAAAAGGTCTCTTTTGGTTTCTTTGCTCGGAGTGGAAAGTATGTAGAATGCCTGCTATGTGTGAGTAAGAAATTGGATAGAGAGGGTGCAGTCACTGGAGTCTTTTGCTTCTTGCAGCTTGCTAGCCAAGAGCTGCAACAAGCACTTAATGTCCAGCGTTTATTAGAGCAAACTGCCTTGAAGAGATTGAAAGCATTGGCTTATATAAAAAGGCAGATACGGAATCCTCTGTCTGGGATTATATTTTCTCGGAAAATGATGGAGTGTTCTGAGTTAGGATTTGAACAGAAAGAGCTTCTGCTTACTAGTGCCCAGTGCCAGCGCCAGCTCAGCAAGATTCTTGATGACTCAGATCTTGATAGCATAATTGAAGG CTACTTGGATCTCGAAATGGTTGAGTTTACACTGAATGAAGTACTGGTTGCCTCTATAAGTCAAGTCATGACAAACAGCAATGGAAAGGGAATCCGAATGGTCAATGATGTGGCAAAGGAGATTGTGAATGAAACCTTATATGGTGATAGTCTTAGGCTTCAACAGGTCTTAGCTGATTTCTTGTCGATATCAGTCAACTACACTGCAACTGGAGGCCACCTCATTCTTGTAGCCAGTTTGACCAAAGATCAGTTGGGGCAATCTGTTCATCTTGCACATCTTGAGCTCAG GATAATACATTCAGGCGGAGGGGTGCCAGAAGCATTGCTGAACCAGATGTTTGGAAGTGATGGAGATGCATCTGAGGAGGGCATCAGCCTGCTCATTAGCAGAAAGTTATTAAAGCTCATGAATGGAGATGTACAGTATCTGAGGGAAGCAGGCAAATCAACCTTCATCATTTCTGTTGAACTTGCTGCAGCACATAAGTTGCAGGCGTAA